A DNA window from Bradyrhizobium sp. CCBAU 53421 contains the following coding sequences:
- a CDS encoding CaiB/BaiF CoA-transferase family protein, translating to MTTVGALSHLRVVEIGSSAATSYCARLFADFGADVQKVEPPSGDPIRRSEPLTRGGQSAWFAFLNVNKSSTIIDPAEPNSLQLLTSLIEDCDILVDGRDVDPAGCPSMEIGPIRQRRPGLIHLEASWFGAEGHYAGFAATDSTVRALAGLVKLAGPAEGPPLHAPDFQAGIVAGLWGFIAAASSAVSQTQGGGGRSWSVSIFESNITLTEYLMFEAFAQGDVMRRIGINRFWPNFPTGIYQTKCGWLGVTTAKPEQWRAFCDMLDLPELRDDPALTFNEGRLQNIEQIERQLIPKLEARTALQWFAEGLARKIPIVPVPETSDLLQDPERLARGAIVPVRTAEEAGLTVGSALHLTSTPPRRGGKVPAAGEQQAYVPNRTDASFALEAPNCIDADRKPLQGVRVIDFTMGWAGPLCTRTLADLGADVIKIEAVQYPDWWRGLDRRPGYVTDKMYEKASCFSIINRNKRGITLDLKHPQGTALAKRLLAGADISVDNFSVGVLSKLGLGFDVLKALNPRLVMMSMSAFGTNSVYRDCRAYGSTLEQGSGLPSVIGSADGPPVMTHIALGDPVGGVNGCAAVLVALIHARRTGQGQFVDLAQIECLMPFAAPWITLQSIGGLPPRRYGNRHPEFVPHGCFRCAGEDKWIIVAATDEDMWQRLAKVIGRTDWATNASLRSAGPRRAIEDDIERSIEAWTIARDEDDAMAELQAAKVASGVARLPIDLLKDRHLRSRAFLQEIERPFIGVHPQPSMPIRENAGPYLVRTAAPTLGQHNRDVLSELLGLSDDEIAQLVKDRVIGTSMLSEAELAKEKNLSAN from the coding sequence ATGACCACAGTCGGAGCCTTGTCGCATCTGCGGGTCGTCGAGATCGGTAGCTCCGCCGCGACCAGCTATTGTGCGCGACTGTTTGCCGATTTCGGCGCCGATGTGCAGAAGGTCGAGCCGCCGAGCGGTGATCCCATACGGCGCAGCGAACCACTCACGCGCGGTGGCCAGAGTGCATGGTTTGCGTTTCTCAACGTCAACAAATCAAGCACTATCATCGATCCTGCCGAGCCGAATTCGCTCCAGCTACTTACGTCCCTAATCGAGGATTGCGACATTTTGGTCGATGGTCGCGACGTTGATCCCGCTGGTTGCCCGTCCATGGAGATCGGTCCAATCCGCCAGCGTCGGCCGGGATTGATCCATCTCGAAGCTAGTTGGTTCGGCGCCGAGGGACACTATGCAGGATTCGCCGCGACCGATTCCACTGTGCGAGCCCTAGCCGGCCTAGTGAAGTTGGCCGGACCTGCCGAAGGCCCGCCTTTGCACGCTCCAGATTTCCAGGCTGGTATTGTTGCGGGTCTCTGGGGCTTTATCGCCGCGGCTAGCTCGGCGGTTTCGCAAACGCAGGGTGGAGGCGGGCGGTCGTGGTCGGTCAGCATCTTCGAATCGAATATCACCCTGACCGAGTATCTCATGTTCGAGGCCTTTGCGCAGGGCGACGTCATGCGCCGGATCGGAATCAACCGCTTTTGGCCTAACTTTCCGACAGGCATATACCAGACAAAGTGCGGTTGGCTCGGCGTCACCACGGCCAAGCCGGAGCAATGGCGGGCATTCTGCGACATGCTCGATCTGCCCGAACTACGTGATGATCCGGCGCTAACCTTCAACGAAGGTCGGCTGCAGAATATCGAACAGATCGAACGGCAGTTAATCCCGAAGCTTGAAGCGCGGACTGCATTGCAATGGTTTGCGGAAGGATTGGCACGCAAAATCCCGATCGTGCCGGTGCCGGAAACATCCGATCTACTTCAGGACCCGGAGCGACTGGCTCGCGGCGCAATCGTGCCCGTCCGAACTGCCGAGGAAGCGGGACTGACTGTCGGTTCGGCGCTGCACTTGACATCGACCCCACCGCGCAGGGGAGGAAAAGTGCCAGCCGCTGGTGAACAGCAGGCGTACGTACCTAATCGAACAGATGCATCGTTCGCATTAGAGGCGCCGAACTGTATCGATGCTGATCGAAAACCTTTGCAGGGCGTTCGTGTCATCGACTTCACAATGGGCTGGGCCGGCCCCTTATGTACGCGCACACTGGCCGATCTCGGAGCAGATGTGATCAAGATCGAGGCCGTCCAGTATCCGGATTGGTGGCGCGGCCTTGATCGACGTCCTGGTTATGTAACGGACAAAATGTACGAAAAGGCATCATGCTTCAGCATAATCAATCGAAACAAGCGTGGAATCACACTTGACCTGAAGCATCCGCAGGGGACCGCTCTTGCTAAACGGTTACTGGCAGGCGCCGATATTTCGGTCGACAATTTTTCAGTCGGTGTACTGAGCAAACTCGGACTTGGTTTCGATGTACTCAAGGCTCTTAACCCTCGGCTGGTGATGATGTCGATGTCAGCATTTGGGACGAACAGCGTCTATCGCGATTGCCGAGCTTACGGCTCAACTCTCGAGCAGGGTTCAGGACTTCCCAGCGTAATCGGAAGCGCTGATGGGCCACCTGTTATGACTCACATCGCTCTTGGCGATCCCGTTGGTGGGGTGAACGGCTGCGCGGCAGTCCTAGTTGCATTGATTCACGCCCGCAGGACCGGACAAGGCCAGTTCGTTGATCTGGCGCAAATCGAATGTCTGATGCCGTTCGCTGCGCCATGGATCACCCTTCAGTCGATCGGCGGCTTGCCACCGCGCAGATATGGCAATCGACATCCGGAGTTCGTGCCGCATGGCTGTTTTCGGTGTGCAGGGGAGGACAAATGGATAATAGTCGCTGCGACTGACGAGGACATGTGGCAGAGACTTGCCAAGGTCATTGGTCGGACAGACTGGGCGACGAACGCATCGCTGAGATCTGCAGGGCCTCGTCGAGCCATTGAAGATGACATTGAGAGAAGCATCGAAGCCTGGACCATCGCCCGCGATGAGGATGATGCCATGGCGGAGTTGCAGGCGGCGAAAGTCGCATCGGGTGTGGCCCGCTTGCCAATTGATCTACTAAAGGATCGGCATCTTCGCTCGCGTGCATTTCTGCAGGAGATTGAACGCCCCTTCATCGGAGTCCATCCCCAGCCATCGATGCCAATTCGGGAGAACGCAGGTCCTTATCTAGTCCGTACAGCTGCGCCAACTCTCGGACAACATAACAGAGATGTATTATCAGAGCTTCTCGGGCTTTCTGACGATGAGATCGCGCAATTGGTAAAAGATCGCGTTATTGGTACATCGATGTTGTCCGAAGCAGAGCTCGCCAAGGAAAAGAACCTATCCGCGAACTAG
- the ectB gene encoding diaminobutyrate--2-oxoglutarate transaminase yields the protein MQALDALESNVRTYSRSFPAVFSRARGSIMLTEDGRSVVDFLSGAGALNYGHNNHQLKEAISDYLASDAVVHGLDLATPAKLRFMETFNAVILAKRKLKYRFQFTGPTGANAIEAAIKLARKVTGRQNIISFTNGYHGMSLGAIAASGNRAYRSASGVALSGATFMPYDGYLGPGVDRADYLQKVLTDESSGIDRPAAILVETVQGEGGINVASKEWLQSIQAIAKSAGALFIIDDVQMGCGRTGQFFSFDFADLSPDLVVMSKSLSGYGLPLSMVLIKEEFDAWRPGEHTGTFRGNNLALVSARAAIDLYWRDEILAQEVLRLGEVMRRRLEAIAVKHGNSFKVRGRGMAFGFDCQMPEIAAATTRRAFEKGLIVERCGPVDQVVKFLPALTIHRETLDQGLELFEQALDQALKEIKSW from the coding sequence ATGCAAGCGTTAGATGCGCTAGAATCAAACGTACGAACGTATTCGCGTTCATTCCCGGCCGTGTTCAGTCGAGCTCGCGGCTCGATCATGTTAACGGAGGATGGTCGAAGCGTCGTGGACTTCCTATCCGGAGCTGGAGCGCTGAACTACGGCCACAACAATCATCAACTCAAAGAAGCCATTTCCGACTACCTGGCATCAGACGCTGTCGTCCATGGTCTTGACCTGGCAACTCCCGCTAAGCTCCGGTTTATGGAGACCTTCAACGCGGTCATACTTGCGAAGCGAAAACTGAAGTACCGATTTCAATTCACGGGGCCAACTGGAGCCAATGCTATCGAGGCGGCAATCAAGCTCGCACGTAAGGTCACAGGACGCCAAAATATTATCTCATTCACGAATGGATATCATGGCATGAGCTTAGGCGCCATTGCCGCCAGCGGTAATCGCGCTTATCGCTCAGCCAGCGGCGTTGCTTTGTCGGGCGCAACATTCATGCCTTACGATGGCTACCTTGGTCCTGGTGTTGATAGAGCGGACTACTTGCAAAAGGTGTTGACGGACGAGAGTAGCGGCATCGATCGCCCGGCTGCCATTCTCGTCGAGACCGTACAAGGAGAAGGCGGCATAAACGTCGCCAGCAAGGAATGGTTACAGTCAATTCAAGCAATAGCGAAGAGCGCTGGCGCGCTATTCATAATTGACGATGTCCAAATGGGCTGCGGCCGGACGGGCCAGTTTTTTAGTTTCGACTTTGCAGACCTGTCGCCAGATCTCGTTGTAATGTCGAAATCCCTGAGCGGATATGGCCTGCCACTATCAATGGTTTTGATAAAAGAGGAGTTCGACGCGTGGCGGCCCGGAGAGCACACGGGCACGTTTCGAGGCAATAACCTTGCGCTTGTATCTGCAAGGGCCGCTATAGATCTTTACTGGCGAGACGAGATCCTCGCGCAGGAGGTGCTGCGCTTGGGAGAAGTTATGCGACGCCGGCTCGAGGCCATCGCAGTCAAGCACGGGAACAGTTTTAAGGTTCGGGGCCGGGGCATGGCCTTCGGATTTGACTGCCAAATGCCTGAAATCGCAGCAGCAACGACACGCCGCGCCTTCGAAAAGGGTCTGATCGTCGAACGATGTGGGCCCGTCGATCAGGTCGTGAAATTCCTGCCTGCGCTCACGATCCATCGTGAGACGCTCGATCAAGGCCTTGAATTGTTCGAGCAGGCATTGGATCAGGCTCTTAAGGAGATCAAGTCGTGGTGA